A genomic segment from Bacteroidia bacterium encodes:
- a CDS encoding patatin-like phospholipase family protein, whose translation MLLKRATFIVLIILLSQMLPAQRVGLVLSGGGASALAHVGVLRALEENGIPIDYITGTSMGAMVGALYACGYSPAEIEAMYLSESFRRQAKGIMDEQYIYHFKRHPDNASWITVKLALDSNIETSLPTNLVNPVPIDFSLMEMMGAPIAAAQYNFDSLMLPFRCLAADIENKKSIVFRNGDLGKCVRASMSYPFYLKPISIDGVLLFDGGIYNNFPSNTMYDEFFPDIIIGSNVSSNEPPPSEDNLISQLKTMLLSKTNFDVLCQNGIIIEPNVSGIGTFNFDLIRQCIDSGYTATLRRIQDMKKYIHRTVSPEEIAAKRDQFRKKQIPLNFDKINVSGINRGASRYVKNHLARRNKFTSVDKLRPLYFHLAADERIKQLYPTAKLNRTSGLYELNLDVKKEKELIAQVGGNFSNRPINMGFLSLRYNYLGRIGVSLTGNIYAGKLYGSAMGSLRLEFPNVIPFYFEGNLIYNRFDFFKSSTAFLETARPPYLIQYESFGDATFGFPAGNKGKLELSGSYAENAHLYYRSSSFTEKDTADRTNFYVYTAQITYERNTLNRKQYANEGAAWKVSFRYVDGEETFIPGSTAVVKDTGFNYHQWLILKVNFEKYFNTGIFWKPGLMAEGVFSGQTLFSNYIASVLAAPAFMPTPETKTLFLERFRAHKYAAAGVRNVFVFKRIFEFRLEGFYYLPYQLIVENSTTQGPEYSEPWKNSYIIANASLVANTPIGPVSVGGNYYHKEKEPFTFLFHFGYIIFNKRSLE comes from the coding sequence ATGCTCCTGAAACGGGCGACCTTCATCGTATTAATCATTCTGCTTTCACAAATGCTTCCTGCGCAGCGGGTTGGGCTTGTGCTGAGCGGTGGCGGAGCCAGTGCACTGGCTCATGTTGGAGTCTTGCGTGCTCTGGAGGAAAACGGTATTCCGATCGACTACATTACAGGTACTTCCATGGGTGCTATGGTTGGAGCGCTTTACGCCTGCGGCTATTCTCCTGCCGAGATTGAGGCCATGTACCTTTCGGAAAGCTTTCGCAGACAGGCAAAGGGCATCATGGATGAACAATATATCTATCATTTCAAACGCCACCCCGATAATGCCTCCTGGATCACCGTTAAGCTGGCACTTGATTCAAATATTGAAACCTCGCTTCCCACCAACCTTGTGAACCCGGTTCCGATTGACTTCTCACTCATGGAAATGATGGGTGCGCCGATTGCAGCCGCACAGTACAACTTCGACAGTCTGATGCTGCCATTCCGGTGTCTTGCGGCCGACATTGAAAATAAAAAGAGCATTGTGTTCCGGAACGGCGACCTTGGGAAATGTGTGAGAGCATCTATGTCTTATCCTTTCTATCTCAAACCCATCAGCATTGACGGAGTACTGCTCTTCGACGGCGGGATCTACAACAACTTTCCGAGCAACACCATGTATGATGAATTTTTTCCTGATATCATCATCGGCAGTAATGTGTCCAGCAATGAACCCCCACCCAGCGAAGACAATCTGATCTCGCAACTGAAGACCATGCTGCTGTCAAAAACAAACTTCGATGTTCTTTGCCAGAATGGCATTATCATTGAACCAAATGTATCCGGCATTGGTACATTTAATTTCGATCTGATCCGGCAATGCATAGACAGCGGATATACCGCAACTCTGCGACGGATCCAGGATATGAAGAAGTATATTCACAGAACAGTGAGTCCGGAGGAGATCGCGGCCAAGAGAGATCAATTCCGGAAAAAACAGATCCCCCTTAACTTCGACAAGATCAATGTTTCAGGAATCAACCGGGGAGCATCACGCTATGTGAAGAATCACCTGGCTCGTCGTAACAAATTCACTTCCGTTGACAAACTGCGACCACTGTACTTTCACCTGGCAGCAGATGAACGGATCAAACAACTTTATCCCACAGCGAAGCTGAACCGCACATCCGGTCTCTATGAGCTGAACCTGGATGTAAAAAAAGAAAAAGAGCTGATCGCTCAGGTAGGTGGCAACTTCTCGAACCGGCCTATCAATATGGGTTTTCTTTCATTGCGGTACAATTACCTCGGAAGAATAGGTGTGAGTCTGACCGGAAATATTTATGCCGGCAAACTTTACGGTTCGGCTATGGGCAGTCTGAGACTGGAATTTCCGAACGTCATCCCCTTCTACTTTGAGGGTAACCTGATCTACAATCGGTTCGACTTCTTTAAAAGCAGCACAGCGTTTCTGGAAACCGCCCGTCCGCCCTACCTTATACAGTATGAGAGCTTCGGCGATGCGACTTTCGGATTTCCTGCAGGGAATAAGGGCAAACTGGAACTTTCAGGAAGTTATGCCGAAAATGCCCACTTGTATTACCGGAGCTCTTCCTTTACCGAGAAGGATACGGCCGACCGGACCAACTTTTATGTCTACACCGCCCAAATCACCTATGAACGGAACACCCTCAACAGAAAACAATACGCCAACGAAGGTGCTGCGTGGAAAGTATCCTTCCGTTACGTGGATGGGGAAGAAACCTTTATTCCCGGCAGTACGGCCGTGGTGAAAGATACCGGATTCAATTATCACCAATGGCTCATACTGAAAGTAAATTTTGAAAAGTACTTTAACACGGGAATTTTCTGGAAGCCCGGACTCATGGCTGAAGGCGTATTTTCCGGACAAACACTATTTAGCAATTATATTGCCAGCGTGCTTGCCGCCCCTGCATTCATGCCTACACCGGAAACAAAAACCCTGTTTCTGGAACGATTCCGGGCACATAAATATGCGGCTGCCGGCGTGAGAAACGTATTCGTTTTTAAACGCATCTTTGAATTCAGGCTGGAAGGATTCTATTATCTTCCCTACCAGCTGATCGTAGAAAACTCCACCACACAAGGGCCGGAATATTCCGAACCATGGAAAAACAGTTACATCATTGCCAATGCAAGCCTGGTTGCCAACACACCCATCGGACCGGTAAGTGTTGGCGGTAATTATTATCACAAAGAGAAGGAACCCTTCACCTTCCTCTTCCACTTCGGCTATATCATCTTCAATAAACGCTCGCTCGAATGA
- a CDS encoding ATP-binding cassette domain-containing protein — MNIKLENAGKRFSSEWIFRGVNEEFAAGERYAILGSNGSGKSTLAQVIGGFLSLTEGKIHTGLESEALPLQVSFTSPYLDIPDEFTPGELSKFHFSMRACITGFSPGQFAELTGLSHTGNKHIKAFSSGMKQRVKLGLAIFTRSEVLIVDEPFTNLDTAGKQWFNEMLEKFLGNRTLFICSNHQPEEYQLCRELLEMKQWK; from the coding sequence ATGAACATAAAACTTGAGAACGCCGGCAAGCGATTTTCCTCCGAATGGATCTTCAGGGGCGTGAATGAAGAATTTGCAGCTGGAGAACGTTATGCAATCCTTGGAAGCAACGGTTCGGGAAAAAGCACGCTGGCTCAGGTGATCGGAGGATTTCTTAGTCTCACTGAAGGAAAAATACATACGGGTTTAGAAAGCGAAGCGCTGCCTCTGCAGGTCTCATTCACCTCTCCGTACCTGGATATTCCGGATGAATTCACACCGGGTGAACTCAGCAAATTTCACTTCTCCATGCGCGCTTGTATCACCGGATTTTCTCCCGGCCAATTCGCGGAACTCACCGGTCTCTCCCACACAGGAAACAAACATATCAAAGCCTTTTCCTCCGGCATGAAACAACGAGTAAAACTTGGTCTTGCTATTTTTACCCGAAGCGAAGTTCTGATCGTAGACGAACCCTTCACCAACCTCGATACCGCCGGAAAACAATGGTTCAATGAAATGCTGGAAAAATTTCTGGGAAACCGTACCCTTTTCATCTGCTCCAACCACCAGCCGGAAGAATACCAACTCTGCCGTGAACTGCTGGAGATGAAACAATGGAAATGA
- a CDS encoding DUF3108 domain-containing protein, which produces MKSLLFPSLLIALAAFTGKQSDPFQEINSNTFKQTLRNVENKSFRRGEKLTYRMHYGFIDAAVATLEITDENRKFADRNTLHVVGIGKSKGSFDLFFKVRDRYETYIDDEAIVPWVFIRRVDEGGYKIEQNQVFNHFKKQVDSDGKIFSTPDGIQDMLSAFYYARTMDFGNAKKGDIFSVPAFVDNEFWDLKIKFLGRETVKTDLGRIKCLKFCPIVQKGRIWKSEDDLSIWISDDDNHVPVRGQCEILFGSIKMDLISVKGLASDLPVVKK; this is translated from the coding sequence ATGAAATCGCTCCTCTTTCCCTCTCTTCTGATTGCACTCGCCGCATTTACAGGTAAACAGTCCGATCCCTTTCAGGAGATCAATTCCAACACCTTCAAACAAACCCTGCGCAATGTGGAGAATAAATCATTCCGCCGCGGTGAAAAACTTACGTACCGAATGCATTACGGGTTCATCGACGCCGCAGTTGCCACCCTGGAGATTACCGATGAGAACCGGAAGTTTGCCGACAGGAATACGTTGCACGTGGTGGGAATAGGAAAATCGAAGGGGTCGTTCGATCTCTTTTTCAAGGTGCGGGACCGGTACGAGACGTACATTGATGATGAGGCGATTGTTCCCTGGGTATTTATCCGGCGCGTGGATGAAGGCGGATACAAGATCGAACAAAACCAGGTTTTCAATCACTTTAAAAAACAAGTGGATTCCGACGGAAAGATCTTTAGTACGCCCGACGGCATTCAGGATATGCTTTCGGCCTTCTATTACGCCCGCACTATGGATTTCGGCAACGCTAAAAAAGGTGACATTTTTTCAGTGCCTGCCTTTGTAGATAACGAATTTTGGGATCTGAAGATTAAATTCCTGGGAAGGGAGACGGTGAAAACGGACCTGGGAAGAATCAAGTGCCTGAAATTCTGCCCCATTGTTCAAAAAGGACGGATATGGAAATCGGAAGACGATTTGAGCATCTGGATTTCCGACGATGATAATCACGTTCCGGTGCGGGGACAGTGTGAAATTCTTTTTGGTTCCATCAAAATGGATCTGATCAGCGTGAAAGGCCTCGCATCCGATCTCCCCGTTGTAAAAAAGTAA
- the hemE gene encoding uroporphyrinogen decarboxylase, with amino-acid sequence MIFRNDLLLRVARGEEVPRTPVWLMRQAGRVLPEYRAVREKAGSFIHLVKTPELAAEVTVQPVDIFGVDAAIIFSDILVIPEAMGLPYEMAEATGPRFPAVVRTQRDVELLRVADGSELKYVTDAIALVKKVLNGRVPLIGFAGAPFTLLAYMVEGKGSKTFSVAKQFLYTNPTAAHALLEKITASTLNYLSAQVEAGADIVQIFDSWAGILGPDMYREFSLRYLTVLCREIKRRFKIPVILFPKDAHFVRSEITETGCDVMSMDWTMDIAETRAMTGDRITLQGNADPCLLYASEERIVEGVVEMLRAYGPHRHIANLGHGLYPDIEKSKVKLFVDAVKDFRFQGRTG; translated from the coding sequence ATGATTTTCCGCAACGATCTTCTGTTGAGAGTGGCCAGGGGCGAAGAGGTTCCCCGTACACCGGTTTGGCTTATGCGGCAGGCCGGAAGGGTGCTTCCTGAATACCGGGCCGTACGAGAGAAAGCCGGCAGTTTTATCCATCTCGTCAAAACACCAGAGCTGGCTGCAGAGGTAACAGTGCAGCCGGTGGATATTTTCGGTGTGGATGCTGCAATCATTTTCTCAGATATTCTGGTCATCCCGGAAGCCATGGGACTTCCCTATGAAATGGCAGAGGCCACGGGTCCGCGTTTTCCTGCCGTAGTAAGAACGCAAAGGGATGTTGAATTATTGCGCGTGGCCGACGGATCTGAGCTGAAATATGTAACCGACGCCATCGCCCTGGTGAAGAAAGTACTCAATGGGAGAGTGCCACTCATTGGGTTCGCAGGCGCCCCCTTCACGCTTCTGGCGTATATGGTGGAAGGAAAAGGTTCGAAAACTTTTTCGGTAGCCAAGCAATTTCTTTATACGAATCCCACCGCCGCCCACGCCCTCCTCGAAAAAATTACCGCCTCCACACTGAATTACCTCTCCGCACAGGTAGAGGCTGGTGCGGATATTGTCCAGATCTTTGATTCCTGGGCCGGAATACTTGGTCCGGACATGTATCGCGAATTTTCCCTGCGTTACCTGACCGTGCTTTGCAGGGAGATTAAACGCAGATTCAAGATTCCGGTGATTCTTTTTCCAAAAGATGCTCATTTCGTTCGTTCAGAAATCACGGAAACCGGATGTGATGTGATGTCGATGGATTGGACGATGGACATTGCTGAGACCCGCGCGATGACGGGAGACCGGATAACACTTCAGGGGAATGCCGATCCCTGCCTGCTTTACGCTTCAGAAGAAAGAATTGTTGAAGGAGTGGTGGAAATGCTCAGGGCTTATGGTCCGCACAGGCATATAGCCAACCTCGGACACGGATTATACCCGGATATTGAGAAAAGTAAGGTAAAGTTGTTTGTTGATGCGGTAAAGGATTTCCGCTTTCAGGGAAGAACAGGATAG